CGCTCACGATGGTGCCGATGTTGCTGCGGTGGCGCCGCGCCAGCCGCGCATCGGGCACGCGCCACACGCCGTCGTCGCCCGGCACCACGCGGCGAAAGTCGGGGTACGCCGCCAGCGACGGGCCGCCCTGGCGCACGAAATCCAGGCACCAGCGCCATTCGTCGTCCGGCAGGTCGGCGTAGGCGGCGGTGCGGCGCACCTCGGCCAGCAGCGCGTCGGGCACGAAGCCGCCGCCCAGCGCCACCGTGACCAGGTGCTGCACCAGCACGTCGCGCGGCGCACGCGGGCTGTGGCGCGATTCGATCTGCCCGGCGGCCACGGCTTCGCGCGCGGCGGCGCCTTCGACGATTTCCAGGCTGTGCGTGGGCACCAGCGTGATGCGCGACGTGCGCCCCGGCGCGTGGCCGCTGCGCCCGGCGCGCTGCAGCAGGCGCGCCACGCCCTTGGCGCTACCGATCTGCAGCACGCGCTCCACCGGCAGAAAGTCCACCCCCAAATCCAGGCTGCTGGTGGCCACCACGGCTTTCAGGCGGCCTTCCTTCAGGCCCAGCTCGACCCAGTCGCGCACCGATTTGTCCAGCGAGCCGTGGTGCAGCGCCAGCACGCCCGCCAAGTCGGGCCGCGCTTCGATCAGCGCCTGGTACCAGCGCTCGGCCTGCGAGCGGGTGTTGGTGAAGATCAGCGTGGAACCCGCGCCGTCGATCACCTCGGCCACCTGCGGCAGCATCTGCAAGCCCATGTGCCCGGCCCAGGCAAAGCGCTCGGCGCGCGCGGGCAGCAGGGTGTCGATGACCAGATCCTTGGGCAGCAGGCCGCGAATCAACGCGGGCGGCGGGGTGTGATTGCTGGCCGGGGGGTGAGAGGATTTTTGGCCGCCAGCGCTGGTGGGGCCTGCGCCGGCAGCTATCAAATTCGTAGTTTCTCGCTTGCCCTGCGCGGCGTCCGCTGGCTGCAAGGGCCGCACCAGCGCATCCAGCGCCTCGGGCAGGTTGCCCAGCGTGGCCGACATGCCCCACACCATCAGCGCGGGGTTCCAAGAAGCCAGCCGCGCCAGCGCCAGCTGCACCTGCACGCCGCGCTTGCTGCCCAGCAGCTCGTGCCATTCGTCCACCACCACGGCGCCGACGCGGCCCAGCGTGTCGTGCGCGTCGGCGCGGCTGAGCAGCAGCGACAGGCTTTCGGGCGTGGTGACCAGCAGCGTGGGCAGGCGCCGCGTTTGGGCGGCGCGTTCGCCCGCGGGCGTATCGCCGGTGCGCAGGCCCGCCGTCCAGTCGGGCGCCAGCGCGGCCATGGGCGCGCGCAGGGCGCGCAGCGTGTCGGCGGCCAGCGCGCGCATGGGGGTCAGCCACAGCACCGTCAGCGGCGGCGCGGGTGGCAGCTTTGCTTTTGTTTTGGTAGCTGCCAGCGCAAGTGCAGCCTGCGCTGGCGCCGAGAAATGCATCAAAAGACCCAGCCACACCGCCAGCGTCTTGCCCGCCCCGGTGCTGGCGTGCAGCAGGCCCGATCGGCCCTGCGCCATGGCCTGCCACACCTCGCGCTGAAAGTCGAACGGTGCCCAGCCGCGCTCGGCCAGCCAGCGCGTGGCGGCATCGGGTGCGGTGGCTGACGGCGCCGGCTGGGCGTTGGGACGGCGGTGCTTGGCTTTCGGCGCGGAAGGCGAGGGCGCATCGGCGCTGGCTGGCGCGCCGATGGGGCGCGACGGGCAGGGCGGTGGCTTGGCGCGGCTCATGCGGGCATCAGCGCGTGCAGGCTGTCCAGCGTGTCGGCTTCGTCCACCGGCTTGTCTTCGCGCCAGCGCAGCATGCGCGGAAAGCGCACGGCGATGCCGCTTTTGTGGCGCGGGCTGCGGGCGATGCCTTCAAAGCCCAGCTCAAACACCAGCGTGGGCCGCACGCTGCGCACGGGGCCGAAGGTTTCGACGGTGGTCTTGCGGATGACGGCGTCCACGCGCGCCATTTCGGCGTCGGTCAGGCCGGAATACGCCTTGGCAAACGGCACCAGCGCGCGGCCCTCGGTGCCGGGCGGCGCGTTCCACACGGCGAAGGTGTAGTCGCTGTACAAGCTGGCGCGGCGGCCGTGGCCGCGCTGGGCGTAGATGAGCACGGCGTCCACGCTCAGCGGGTCGATCTTCCACTTCCACCAGGCGCCCACGCGGGCGGGTGCGGCGGCGGGCGGGGCGTTGCCGTCGCCGTTTGCCGCAGCGGTGGCGCCATCCGCACTTTCCCCGTCGGCGGCGGCGACCACGGCTTGCGCGGTTGCCACCTTGGTGCGGCCCACGCCGTAGGGCGCGTCCAGCCGCTTGAGCATGAAGCCTTCCGTGCCCAGGCGGCGCGCGGCGGTGCGCTGGCGCGCCAGGTCGGCCCAGCTGGCGCCGGTGACCTGCGGGCTGAGGTGCAGCGCAGCGTGGCTTTGCGCCGCCACCAGCGCCTGCAGGCGCGCGCGGCGTTCGCGCTGGGGCAGGGCGCGCAGGTCTTGGCCAGCCTGCTCCAGCAGGTCATAGGCCAGCAGCGCCACGGGCTGTTCGCGCAGGATCTTGGGGGTGAGGTTTTTGCGGCCGATGCGGCGCTGCAGTTCGGCGAATGGGCGCACCGCGCCGGCCAGCACGGCGCTGGCGTCGGCTGAGCTTTGTTCTGCATCATTCAGGGCGCCGGCGCTGGCTGCACCTGCGCTGGCAGCTTCTATTTCAGGAGCAAGCCATACGACGATCTCGCCATCCAGCACGGTGCCGTCGGGCAGGGTCTGGGCCATGGCGGCCAGCTCGGGAAAGCGGTCGGTCATCAGCTCTTCGCCGCGCGACCACACGGCCACCTGGTCGCCGCGCCGCACCACCTGCGCGCGAATGCCGTCCCACTTCCATTCGATCAGCCAGTCGGCGGGCGGGCCCAGCAGCGCGTCGAACCGGTCGGGCGCCTCGTTGAACGGGTGGGCCAGGAAGAAGGGGTATGGGTCGGCCGCGCGCCCGCCCAGCAGCGAGTTGGGTGCGGCCTGCGGCGCGATCAGCGCGGCGTAGTCGGCAGCGCCGGGCTGCGCGCCGATGTGGGTGTAGCCCATCAGCCGCTGCGCGATCAGCTTCGCGTCCAGCCCCGACACGGCGGCCAGCGCCTGGGTGACCTGCAGGCGCGACACGCCCACGCGGAAGGCGCCGGTGATCAGCTTGAAGTAGGGCAGGCGCTCATCGGGCGCCAGGCGCTGCCACTGCGCCAGCAGGCGCGCGCGCTGCTCATCCGGCGGCAGGCCGCGCAGGGGCAGCAGGTCGTCGGCCATCCATTCGGCCAGGCCGCGTTGGTCGGCGCTGGTGGGCGGGGGCAGCAGCAGGCTGATGGTTTCGGCCAGGTCGCCCACGGCGTCGTAGCTTTCGTCAAACAGCCATTCGGGCAAGCTGGCGGCCTCGCGCGCCAGGGTGCGCAGCACGCGCGTGGGCACCAGCTGGCGCGGCTTGCCGCCCGCCAGGAAGTACACCGCCCAGGCGGCGTCTGCCGGCGGCGCGGCGCGCAGGTAGGCCTGCAACGCGGCCTGCTTGGCCAGGTGGGACGTGCTGGCGTCCAGTGCGTGGAACAGGGTGGCGAAGGCGTGCATGTGTCAGTGCGCGCGGTGCGTGGGCGGCGGGGGCTGCATCGGCGCGTTCGGCGCAGCAACGGCGTTGCCGGAATCTTTGCCAAAAAGCCTTCCAGCGCTGGTGGATTCAGCGCCGGCAGCTTCGTTTTCGATAGCGTTTTCGCTTTTGTAGCTGAGGGCTGACGCGGTTCCGCTGGCCTCATCGGCGCCTTCGGTGCCATCGTCATCATTCGCCGCACCAGACGAACGGGCCGCGTCCGGCTGGCCGTCGTCATCGTCGCCCTCACCGCCGTATTCGGTGGCGAAGGCGCCTGCGTCCAGCCCCTGTTCACGCAGCCAGCGCACCATCACCGGCACGCTGCCGTGCGTGACGATGACGCGCTCGGCGCCGGTGGCGGCAATGGCGCGTTGCAGGCTGGGCCAGTCGGCGTGGTCGCTCAGGACGAAGCCACGGTCTACCCCGCGCCGGCGGCGCGCCCCGCGCACCTGCATCCAGCCCGAGGCGAAGGCGTCGGCCTGGTCGCCAAAGCGGCGCAGCCAGGGCGTGCCCGCGGCGGAGGGCGGCGCCACCACCAGCGCGCGGCGCAAATCGGCGGGTGCCAGGCCGTCGTCGGTCACGCGGTGGGTGGCGGGCAGCGCCACGCCGGCGGCGCGGTAGGCGTCGTTCAGCACCTGCACCGCGCCGTGGCACACCAGCGGGCCCACGCTGGCGTCCACCCCCGCCAGCACGCGCTGCGCTTTGCCGAACGCGTAGGCGTACACCACGCTGGCGCGGCCCGCGTCGGCGTTGGCGCGCCACCAGGCGGACATGTCGGCAAACAGGTCTTCGCCGCTGGGCCAGCGGTAAATGGGCAGGCCAAAGGTGGATTCGGTGATGAAGACGTCGCAACGCACCGGCTCAAACGGCGCGCAGGTGGGGTCGGGGTCGAGCTTGTAGTCGCCTGAGGTCACCCATACGCGGCCCGCGTGTTCCAGCCGCACCTGGGCTGAGCCCAGCACGTGCCCGGCGGGGTGCAGCGACACGCGCACGCCGTTGATGCTCACCGCTTCGCCATAAGCCACGGCCTGCAGGCGGATGTCGGCACCCAGGCGGGCGCGCAGCACGCCTTCGCCCTGCGCCTGCGCCAGGTAGGCGCCGTGGCCGCGCCGCGCGTGGTCGCTGTGCGCGTGGGTGATCACCGCGCGCGGCACGGGGCGCCAGGGGTCGATGTAGAAATCGCCCGCCGGGCAGTACAGCCCGCGCGGGGTGGCCACGACCAGATCGCCGCGCGGCGTGGGGGCGGGCGCGGCGCGGGTCATCAGACGGTCAGCTGCCCGTCCACCCCGCCGTCGCTCAGCTTGGAGCCGGTGAGGGCGGACAGGCTCATCTTGACGAAGGACACCACCTTGCCTGATTCGGTCTGCCAGTAATGGCCTTCGTCGGGCGTGATGCTGAGCACGGTGACACGTGGGTCGTCCGACCCGTCGAACCACGCGCGGGCAAACGCTGTCCAGTATTTGTCGATGGTGGCGCGGTCGGTGTGGATGCGCGCGGTGCCCGAGATGGCCAGGTATTCGTAGCGGCTGTCGTTCTGGCAGGTCAGCACCACGCGCGGGTCGAGGGCGATGTCGCGGTTCTTCTCGCTTTCAGACGAGCTGAGCAGCCAGAACACGCCTTGCTCATCCACGGCCTGGATCGCCATGGGGCGCACGTCGCCAGGGTACTGCGCAACGCCGGTGGCCAGCATGCACATGTGCGCGTGCTTGCCGATGGCGTGGATCTTGGCGCGCGCGTCGGGCCCACCCAGGTTTTCTTGTGGCTGCTGGTCGATGTCTGCCATGGCGTGCTTTCCTTGTCGTTGAGTGTGAACGCCTGATTTCACCCGCGCCGCCCCAGAAAGCGCGCCAGCACGTGCCGCGCAGCCGCGTAGGCCATCGGCGCATGGCGGCTGGCGGCAGGCGGCGAGAGGCCTGAGCGTGGCGCTGTCGCCGCTGTCACGCTCAATACGCGGCGCGGTGCTAGCCTCGCGCCACGTCCATCTGACCCAAGGGAGCCGCAACGCCATGACGACACTGATCAACACCCTGATGGGCAGCGCGCTCGTCGCCGCCAGCCTGGTCGCCTGCGGCGGCAGCGGCAGCTACAACACGCTGGACGGCGACAAGCCGCTGGTCATCGGCCACCGCGGCGCCGCCGGCTACCTGCCCGACCACACGCTGGAGGGCTACCGCCGCGCCGTGGATCTGGGCGCAGACTTCATCGAGCCCGATCTGGTGGCCACCAAGGACGGCGTACTGGTGGCGCGGCATGAGCCGAACATCGTCGCCACCACCGACGTGAAGGACCGCCCGGAATTCGCCAGCCGCAAGCGCAAGATGCGCGTGGACGGGTTTGAAGAGGAGGGCTGGTTCGTCAGCGACTTCACGCTGGCAGAGCTGAAAACCCTGCGCGCCGTGCAGCCGCTGCCCGACCGCCACCAGTCTTTCAATGGAAAGTTTGCGATTCCCACCTTCGACGAAGTGCTGGCGCTGGCGCAAAGCGAATCCAAGCGCGTGGGCCGCACCATCGGCGTGTACCCCGAAACCAAACACCCCACGTACCACGCGCAGTTGGGCCTGCCGCTGGAAGACCGCCTGCTGGCCGCGCTGGCGCAGCAGGGGCTGACCAAGAAGGATTCGCCGGTCATCATCCAATCCTTCGAGACCAGCAACCTGCGCTACCTGCGCACCAAGACCGCCGTGCGGCTGGTGCAGCTGGTGGATGGCTACGACATTAACCCCGACGGCAGCATCGACTTCAGTCTGCCGTGGGGCCAGCCCTACGACCTCACGCTGGCGGGCGACAAGCGCAACTACGGCGCATTGCTCACGCCCGCGGGCCTGGCCGAGATCAAGACCTACGCCGACGGCATCGGGCCCTGGAAGCCCTACCTGATTCCCACGCGCCTGACGGTGGGCGCCGACGGCAAGCCGGTTGACCTGAATGGCGACGGCGCCATCGACGAACGAGACCGCACCGTGATGCGCGCCACCAGCGTGCTGGCCGATGCGCACAAGGTCGGCCTGTTCGTGCACCCGTACACCTTCCGCAGCGAAGCCAAGCGCCTGGCCGCCGACGACAAGGGCGACCCGAAGGCCGAGTACCGGCGCTTTTATGAGCTTGGGGTTGACGGCGTGTTCTCGGACTTCGCGGATCACGCCAAGGCCGCGCGCGACGACTGATCGCCTGGTCGATCTGCGGGGCGGCGGCGCCACTAAACGGCAGCCCGTCCGGTGACGCCTGCCGTCGGCCGGCAGGCCGCGCGCTTCAGGACGACATGTTCAGGTGCTGCGCCCGTTCCCACGCGGCGCGTGCCGCCGGGCTGGCCTCGGGCCACGTGAGGCGCGACTTGCCGCGGTACATGTCCCAGTCCTGCGCCAGCGTTTCCTGCACCTCCTCATACGGACGGCCCTGGTGTTGCTGCACGTCGCGCAGGCCCAGGCGGTACGCGGGGGCGTAGTCGTCTTCAAAGGTGTAGCCGTCCTTGTGGTAGGGCTGGCGGGGGTGTTCGGCTTCCCAATAGGCGTGTTCGGCGGTGGGGTCTACCGCCTCGGCCACCGCCTTGCCGGCCATGCCACCGACGATGGCGCCGACAGCGGCGCCCACCGCCGTGCCCAAGGGGCCGACCACCGTGCCCACGGCAGCGCCAGCCGCCGCGCCGCCCGCCAAGGCGCCCAGGCCGGTGCCGACCGGGTGCGCGCCGGGCTCGCCGGTGATGGGGTCGAGGTTCTCTTCGGGTTTCTGGCTCATGGCGGTCTCCGTGACGGTGGGGCAACAACGGTGCGACTGGGTCCCCGGACCCCTTTGCACCGGGCAAGCCTTCACCGTAGGCGGATCACCCCAGCCCCGCTGTAGGACAAGGGCGGCGATGCCTCAAGGCATCGGGCGCGTACCTGCGCCCGTGTCGGTCAGCGGCGGCGCGCTGCGCGGGCGCGCGGGGCGGCCTGTGGCTTGTCCGGGTCCATGTAGGGTGTGAACGCCTTGGGCCACGCGCACGGCTCGATCGGGCTGGTGGGCGCCGCGCAGGCGGCCAGGTGGGCATCCGCCTGGCGGTAGGCATCGCGGTAAGGGGGCTTTGCGCCGCGCACCTCGGCGGCCGTGGGGGTGAACATGTAGACCATGGCGGTCAGCTCCAGCTGCGGCGTCGTGGCTTCACCTGCAGGGAAACGTGGCGCCGCGCCATGTCGACCGCCACGATGGCCAGGCGCATCGGCACCACGCCGAAGCCCCTTTCCTGCACATCCGACGGCACCAGCATGACGTAAGGCGTCTGCACGCTGGGCAAGGCCAGCTGAACGCGCGTGCCGTCTTCGGCGCGCAGCGCAATGCGGTCGCCCGCGCCCAGGTAGCGGTTGGCCTGGTAACCGGTGGCGGGCTTTTCGCCCACGCAAGGCGCCCACAGTGCCTGCACGCCGTTCACGCGAAGGGTGCTGAACAGCAGCCCTTGCGGGTCGCGCTG
This genomic interval from Ottowia oryzae contains the following:
- a CDS encoding ligase-associated DNA damage response exonuclease, producing MTRAAPAPTPRGDLVVATPRGLYCPAGDFYIDPWRPVPRAVITHAHSDHARRGHGAYLAQAQGEGVLRARLGADIRLQAVAYGEAVSINGVRVSLHPAGHVLGSAQVRLEHAGRVWVTSGDYKLDPDPTCAPFEPVRCDVFITESTFGLPIYRWPSGEDLFADMSAWWRANADAGRASVVYAYAFGKAQRVLAGVDASVGPLVCHGAVQVLNDAYRAAGVALPATHRVTDDGLAPADLRRALVVAPPSAAGTPWLRRFGDQADAFASGWMQVRGARRRRGVDRGFVLSDHADWPSLQRAIAATGAERVIVTHGSVPVMVRWLREQGLDAGAFATEYGGEGDDDDGQPDAARSSGAANDDDGTEGADEASGTASALSYKSENAIENEAAGAESTSAGRLFGKDSGNAVAAPNAPMQPPPPTHRAH
- a CDS encoding ligase-associated DNA damage response DEXH box helicase; translation: MSRAKPPPCPSRPIGAPASADAPSPSAPKAKHRRPNAQPAPSATAPDAATRWLAERGWAPFDFQREVWQAMAQGRSGLLHASTGAGKTLAVWLGLLMHFSAPAQAALALAATKTKAKLPPAPPLTVLWLTPMRALAADTLRALRAPMAALAPDWTAGLRTGDTPAGERAAQTRRLPTLLVTTPESLSLLLSRADAHDTLGRVGAVVVDEWHELLGSKRGVQVQLALARLASWNPALMVWGMSATLGNLPEALDALVRPLQPADAAQGKRETTNLIAAGAGPTSAGGQKSSHPPASNHTPPPALIRGLLPKDLVIDTLLPARAERFAWAGHMGLQMLPQVAEVIDGAGSTLIFTNTRSQAERWYQALIEARPDLAGVLALHHGSLDKSVRDWVELGLKEGRLKAVVATSSLDLGVDFLPVERVLQIGSAKGVARLLQRAGRSGHAPGRTSRITLVPTHSLEIVEGAAAREAVAAGQIESRHSPRAPRDVLVQHLVTVALGGGFVPDALLAEVRRTAAYADLPDDEWRWCLDFVRQGGPSLAAYPDFRRVVPGDDGVWRVPDARLARRHRSNIGTIVSDAAVSVQFVGGARLGSVEESFIARLKPGDVFMFAGRLLELVRVHEMTAQVRRAPAGSPALPRWNGGRMPLSNTLADALVRQFAAYARGERASPEIDRVAPLLALQQQWSRLPVPGELLAETLKTREGWHLFLYPFAGRQVHTGLAGLLAWRAARGQPGTFSMAFNDYGLELLSPTPIDWAALLPDMLALPAEHAADLARGQRPALLAEVLDSLNAGELARRRFREIARISGLIFQSHPGEQRSSRQLQASASLYYEVFQQHDPGNQLLLQAQQELLEQELDVDRLADTLQKMQQQALMVQALQRPSPLSFPLMVERFRERLSNEPLATRIARMVADLEKAAGASAAEEAAGAAGAADAPASAPSGSGASASAAPNSVRQALDLSAPDAPRQPGRRRTRRRGDGNSGSGDTGAPVPRPRLARRRGAG
- a CDS encoding glycerophosphodiester phosphodiesterase → MTTLINTLMGSALVAASLVACGGSGSYNTLDGDKPLVIGHRGAAGYLPDHTLEGYRRAVDLGADFIEPDLVATKDGVLVARHEPNIVATTDVKDRPEFASRKRKMRVDGFEEEGWFVSDFTLAELKTLRAVQPLPDRHQSFNGKFAIPTFDEVLALAQSESKRVGRTIGVYPETKHPTYHAQLGLPLEDRLLAALAQQGLTKKDSPVIIQSFETSNLRYLRTKTAVRLVQLVDGYDINPDGSIDFSLPWGQPYDLTLAGDKRNYGALLTPAGLAEIKTYADGIGPWKPYLIPTRLTVGADGKPVDLNGDGAIDERDRTVMRATSVLADAHKVGLFVHPYTFRSEAKRLAADDKGDPKAEYRRFYELGVDGVFSDFADHAKAARDD
- a CDS encoding pyridoxamine 5'-phosphate oxidase family protein; this translates as MADIDQQPQENLGGPDARAKIHAIGKHAHMCMLATGVAQYPGDVRPMAIQAVDEQGVFWLLSSSESEKNRDIALDPRVVLTCQNDSRYEYLAISGTARIHTDRATIDKYWTAFARAWFDGSDDPRVTVLSITPDEGHYWQTESGKVVSFVKMSLSALTGSKLSDGGVDGQLTV
- a CDS encoding cisplatin damage response ATP-dependent DNA ligase: MHAFATLFHALDASTSHLAKQAALQAYLRAAPPADAAWAVYFLAGGKPRQLVPTRVLRTLAREAASLPEWLFDESYDAVGDLAETISLLLPPPTSADQRGLAEWMADDLLPLRGLPPDEQRARLLAQWQRLAPDERLPYFKLITGAFRVGVSRLQVTQALAAVSGLDAKLIAQRLMGYTHIGAQPGAADYAALIAPQAAPNSLLGGRAADPYPFFLAHPFNEAPDRFDALLGPPADWLIEWKWDGIRAQVVRRGDQVAVWSRGEELMTDRFPELAAMAQTLPDGTVLDGEIVVWLAPEIEAASAGAASAGALNDAEQSSADASAVLAGAVRPFAELQRRIGRKNLTPKILREQPVALLAYDLLEQAGQDLRALPQRERRARLQALVAAQSHAALHLSPQVTGASWADLARQRTAARRLGTEGFMLKRLDAPYGVGRTKVATAQAVVAAADGESADGATAAANGDGNAPPAAAPARVGAWWKWKIDPLSVDAVLIYAQRGHGRRASLYSDYTFAVWNAPPGTEGRALVPFAKAYSGLTDAEMARVDAVIRKTTVETFGPVRSVRPTLVFELGFEGIARSPRHKSGIAVRFPRMLRWREDKPVDEADTLDSLHALMPA
- a CDS encoding glycine zipper domain-containing protein, with product MSQKPEENLDPITGEPGAHPVGTGLGALAGGAAAGAAVGTVVGPLGTAVGAAVGAIVGGMAGKAVAEAVDPTAEHAYWEAEHPRQPYHKDGYTFEDDYAPAYRLGLRDVQQHQGRPYEEVQETLAQDWDMYRGKSRLTWPEASPAARAAWERAQHLNMSS